Proteins from a single region of Streptomyces spectabilis:
- a CDS encoding ATP-binding protein, translating to MESVTPPASLGTEATDPRLGVCAEDRAAAAEPCVTFTLAALPSSVGRARRLTRDRLSSLAVGDDACDTAALVVSELVTNAIVHTASRTVVCEIRTEADTVRIAIRDEGCGSGVPRPTGLRGPDEEHGRGLLLVSAVSNAWGVQDSGTGLSVWAELPIAGCPPDGGAFGALTEPAFGAAAFGGMGLDLDNFDD from the coding sequence GTGGAGAGCGTGACTCCGCCCGCATCGTTAGGAACTGAAGCCACCGATCCCCGACTTGGCGTGTGCGCCGAGGACCGGGCGGCGGCCGCCGAGCCCTGCGTCACCTTCACCCTGGCCGCGCTGCCGAGTTCCGTCGGCCGCGCCAGGCGGTTGACGCGTGACCGGCTCAGTTCCCTCGCGGTCGGCGACGACGCCTGCGACACGGCAGCGCTCGTCGTATCGGAGCTGGTCACCAACGCCATCGTGCACACCGCAAGCCGGACCGTCGTCTGCGAGATCCGCACGGAAGCCGACACCGTGCGGATAGCCATCCGCGACGAGGGCTGTGGTTCGGGGGTTCCACGCCCGACCGGCCTGCGCGGGCCTGACGAGGAGCACGGGAGGGGGTTGCTTCTCGTGAGCGCCGTGAGCAACGCATGGGGTGTCCAGGACTCCGGAACCGGCCTTTCGGTGTGGGCGGAGCTACCGATAGCCGGTTGCCCGCCCGACGGGGGCGCGTTCGGCGCCCTCACGGAACCGGCCTTCGGCGCCGCCGCGTTCGGCGGCATGGGGCTGGATTTGGACAACTTCGACGACTAG
- a CDS encoding DUF899 domain-containing protein: MGLPHIVTRAEWQAAREELLAKEKAATRARDALNAERRELPMVEIDKEYVFDGADGKATLLDLFAGRAQLIVYHFMFAPEWDAGCRSCSAFLDQIGHLAHLRARGTTFVAASRAPFTRILPFKARMGWVVPWYSTCGPEFNRDFTATYADPAGRLLDRPGISCFLRDGDRVFHTYATFDRGLDGLGSTTSLLDLTALGRQEEWEEPKGRASELGAPAGSARVRYHDEYDEYLY; the protein is encoded by the coding sequence ATGGGACTTCCGCACATCGTCACGCGCGCGGAGTGGCAGGCCGCGCGCGAGGAGCTGCTCGCCAAGGAGAAGGCCGCCACGCGTGCCCGCGACGCGCTGAACGCCGAGCGGCGCGAGCTCCCGATGGTGGAGATCGACAAGGAGTACGTGTTCGACGGCGCCGACGGCAAGGCGACGCTGCTCGACCTGTTCGCCGGACGCGCCCAGCTCATCGTCTACCACTTCATGTTCGCCCCCGAGTGGGACGCGGGCTGCCGCAGCTGCTCGGCCTTCCTCGACCAGATCGGGCACCTCGCCCATCTGCGGGCCCGGGGCACGACGTTCGTCGCGGCGTCGCGCGCCCCCTTCACCCGCATCCTGCCGTTCAAGGCCCGCATGGGCTGGGTGGTGCCCTGGTACTCCACCTGCGGCCCGGAGTTCAACCGCGACTTCACCGCGACGTACGCCGATCCGGCGGGACGGCTCCTGGACCGCCCCGGCATCAGCTGCTTCCTGCGGGACGGCGACCGCGTCTTCCACACGTACGCGACGTTCGACCGCGGACTCGACGGCCTCGGCTCCACGACGAGCCTGCTCGACCTCACCGCGCTCGGCCGCCAGGAGGAGTGGGAGGAGCCCAAGGGGCGCGCGTCGGAGCTCGGCGCGCCCGCGGGCAGCGCCCGGGTGCGGTACCACGACGAGTACGACGAATATCTGTACTGA
- a CDS encoding DUF397 domain-containing protein, which yields MPARELGSEGWHKPWSGGNGGNCLEAMKLDDGRVAVRQSSDPDGPALIYTDGEIRAFIQGAKAGEADFLLS from the coding sequence ATGCCCGCCCGCGAGCTCGGCAGCGAGGGCTGGCACAAGCCGTGGAGCGGTGGCAACGGCGGCAACTGCCTGGAAGCCATGAAGCTGGACGACGGGCGCGTCGCCGTGCGCCAGTCCTCCGACCCGGACGGCCCCGCGCTCATCTACACCGATGGCGAGATCCGGGCGTTCATACAGGGAGCGAAGGCCGGGGAGGCCGACTTCCTGCTGTCGTGA
- a CDS encoding helix-turn-helix domain-containing protein, translated as MSEPRSAPTVGQVVLGRRLQDLRERAGLKRDEAARILRVAPATVRRMETAEVALKIPYLQLLLKAYGIPDEEAEAFVALAEEANKPGWWQRFHDILPGWFSMYVSLEGAASLIRSYEPHFMPGLLQTEDYARGVLLSGAIGQTRPEDIERYVALRMERQTLLSREDAPRLWVVMDETALRRPVGGPEVMRAQIDRLLEATEMPRVTLQVAPFAAGPHPGTFGPFVLFRFAMAELPDMVYSEYLTGAVYLDARAEVATHLEVMDRMAAQAATAQRTKEILRDVRKEL; from the coding sequence GTGAGCGAACCGCGGTCGGCGCCGACCGTCGGACAGGTCGTTCTCGGTCGTCGCCTGCAGGACCTGCGTGAGCGCGCGGGGCTCAAGCGTGACGAGGCCGCGCGGATCCTGCGTGTGGCCCCGGCCACGGTGCGCCGCATGGAGACCGCCGAGGTCGCGCTGAAGATCCCGTATCTGCAGCTCCTCCTGAAGGCGTACGGCATCCCGGACGAAGAGGCCGAGGCGTTCGTCGCCCTCGCCGAGGAGGCGAACAAGCCGGGCTGGTGGCAGCGTTTCCACGACATCCTGCCGGGCTGGTTCAGCATGTACGTCAGCCTGGAGGGGGCCGCGAGCCTCATCAGGTCGTACGAACCGCACTTCATGCCCGGTCTCCTCCAGACCGAGGACTACGCGCGCGGCGTCCTGCTTTCCGGAGCCATCGGCCAGACCCGGCCGGAGGACATCGAGCGCTATGTCGCCCTGCGCATGGAGCGGCAGACGCTGCTGAGCCGTGAGGACGCGCCGCGCCTGTGGGTCGTGATGGACGAGACGGCGCTGCGCCGCCCCGTCGGCGGACCCGAGGTGATGCGTGCGCAGATAGACCGGTTGCTTGAGGCCACTGAAATGCCTCGGGTGACCTTGCAGGTCGCGCCGTTCGCGGCGGGCCCGCACCCGGGCACGTTCGGACCGTTCGTGCTCTTCCGCTTCGCCATGGCGGAGCTGCCGGACATGGTCTACAGCGAGTACCTCACCGGCGCCGTCTATCTGGACGCGCGCGCCGAGGTGGCGACGCATCTGGAGGTCATGGATCGCATGGCGGCCCAGGCCGCGACCGCACAACGCACGAAGGAGATCCTCCGGGATGTCCGCAAGGAGCTGTGA